In one Nicotiana sylvestris chromosome 8, ASM39365v2, whole genome shotgun sequence genomic region, the following are encoded:
- the LOC104235809 gene encoding uncharacterized protein, with protein MGRLCERAKVFYSQAFTQYQDAVNHHEHEKTYLTEQFEKENTLLWGELWARDAEISELSRCTNEITFERDTLQGKVTLVERQLRDAKEDSDKYRGLHSELVAALSRIKAETEALVSSHGKEAIVANACVERASEGASPNLPRAVDRAWLVSQKQFVGGVLDGSLGGAKNEGRSPEREDVVEKGPSGDS; from the exons ATGGGAAGACTTTGCGAGCGG GCTAAAGTGTTTTACAGCCAGGCTTTCACCCAGTACCAGGATGCGGTGAACCATCATGAGCATGAGAAAACCTATCTTACCGAGCAG TTTGAGAAAGAAAACACCCTGCTGTGGGGGGAGCTTTGGGCCAGAGATGCTGAAATTTCCGAGCTCAGTCGGTGCACAAACGAAATAACTTTCGAGAGGGACACCCTCCAAGGGAAGGTAACCTTAGTCGAGCGTCAGCTACGAGATGCGAAGGAGGATAGTGACAAATACAGAGGTCTCCATTCTGAACTGGTGGCTGCACTATCTCGAATTAAAGCCGAAACCGAGGCACTCGTATCCTCGCACGGGAAGGAAGCTATTGTCGCAAATGCTTGCGTTGAGAGGGCGTCTGAGGGGGCTAGCCCGAATTTACCTCGAGCTGTGGATCGTGCCTGGCTGGTTTCCCAAAAGCAGTTCGTTGGAGGTGTGTTGGATGGCAGCTTGGGTGGTGCTAAAAATGAGGGCAGATCCCCGGAGAGAGAAGATGTCGTTGAGAAGGGGCCGTCGGGGGACTCGTAG